One Haloplanus sp. HW8-1 DNA window includes the following coding sequences:
- a CDS encoding NUDIX domain-containing protein: MVEVRALTTDAVVELDGDVLLLERNHPPFEGSWVLPGGLVERNETAREACARETKEEVGLDVSIGAFVGLYDDPDRDERGNVSVAYRCTPLGEQTPTPREEASRVETFDPENLPEMGFDHERIVTDALCEREHRFC, encoded by the coding sequence ATGGTCGAGGTTCGCGCCCTGACTACAGACGCAGTCGTCGAACTCGACGGAGATGTTCTCCTCCTCGAACGAAATCATCCCCCGTTCGAAGGATCGTGGGTGCTACCCGGTGGGCTCGTCGAGCGGAACGAAACCGCGCGAGAAGCGTGTGCCCGTGAAACGAAAGAGGAGGTCGGCCTCGATGTCTCGATCGGAGCGTTCGTCGGTCTCTACGACGATCCCGACCGAGACGAACGCGGGAACGTGAGTGTTGCCTATCGCTGTACACCTCTCGGTGAGCAAACACCGACACCTCGCGAGGAGGCCTCCAGAGTCGAGACGTTCGATCCCGAAAATCTCCCCGAGATGGGCTTCGATCATGAACGGATCGTCACCGACGCGCTGTGTGAGAGGGAGCATCGGTTCTGTTGA
- a CDS encoding DUF5786 family protein — protein MGFGSYDESEQQNQEVNADDDDSEGVSVHENDHEGKITFETDASTDELMDQLADIKDGAEEE, from the coding sequence ATGGGTTTTGGGAGCTATGACGAATCCGAACAGCAGAACCAGGAAGTTAACGCTGATGACGACGACAGTGAAGGCGTAAGCGTCCACGAGAACGATCACGAGGGCAAGATTACGTTCGAGACGGACGCCTCCACCGATGAGCTCATGGATCAACTCGCAGACATCAAGGACGGCGCTGAGGAAGAGTAA
- a CDS encoding FAD-dependent oxidoreductase, giving the protein MAGKYDLVIVGGGISGASLLYTTAKFTNIDSIALIEKESEIAAINSHHTNNSQTLHFGDIETNYTLEKAKEVKEGAELLAGYLEAHDPDGEMHARRSKMVLAVGDEEVSELERRYDEEGFGDLFPKLRPIEREEIAEIEPNVVEGRDPDVDLLALQTPDGYVVDYGRTTRSFVDRASEEPHVDVYTGTEVTDVTPTLDGYTIDTTDGRFDCEAAVVAAGSHSLQIAKELGYGGDKVLLPVAGSFFLADDLLNGKVYTLQMKKLPFAAVHGDADVHDPSVTRFGPTAKLVPTLERGRFSTVSDFLDVFGLNAAAALSYANILSDRVLLPYVLRNLVYDLPEVGPRQFLPHVQKVVPNVDLEDLERATGYGGVRPQIVDTSQKSLDMGEAKIVGDDIIFNITPSPGASTCLKNAMRDTRMLLEFLDGDYAFDETAFRADTIDNFPRGDAADSLAGDDTVDGVPAMDD; this is encoded by the coding sequence ATGGCAGGGAAATACGATCTGGTCATCGTCGGCGGTGGAATCAGTGGCGCGTCGCTGTTGTACACGACCGCGAAGTTCACGAATATCGACTCGATCGCGTTGATCGAGAAGGAGTCGGAGATTGCGGCGATCAACTCCCACCACACGAACAACTCCCAGACGCTCCATTTCGGCGATATCGAGACCAACTACACGCTCGAGAAGGCGAAAGAAGTGAAAGAGGGGGCGGAGCTGCTCGCGGGCTACCTGGAGGCCCACGACCCCGACGGCGAGATGCACGCCCGGCGGAGCAAGATGGTCCTCGCGGTCGGCGACGAAGAGGTGTCGGAACTCGAACGGCGGTACGACGAGGAGGGGTTCGGCGACCTCTTTCCCAAACTGCGGCCGATCGAACGCGAGGAGATCGCGGAAATCGAACCGAACGTCGTCGAGGGGCGCGATCCAGATGTCGATCTCCTCGCACTCCAGACGCCGGACGGCTACGTCGTCGACTACGGTCGGACCACGAGATCGTTCGTCGACCGTGCCTCCGAAGAACCCCACGTCGACGTCTACACCGGCACGGAAGTCACGGACGTTACGCCGACGCTCGATGGCTACACCATCGACACGACGGACGGCCGTTTCGACTGTGAGGCGGCCGTCGTCGCCGCCGGTTCCCACAGCCTCCAGATCGCGAAAGAGCTCGGCTACGGGGGGGACAAGGTGTTGCTCCCCGTTGCTGGGAGCTTCTTCCTCGCCGACGACCTCCTGAACGGGAAGGTGTACACCCTGCAGATGAAGAAACTGCCCTTCGCTGCGGTTCACGGCGACGCGGACGTCCACGATCCGAGCGTGACGCGATTCGGACCGACCGCGAAGCTCGTTCCGACGCTCGAACGCGGTCGGTTCTCGACGGTGTCGGACTTCCTCGACGTATTCGGACTGAACGCGGCGGCGGCGCTCAGCTACGCCAACATCCTCTCTGATCGAGTACTCCTTCCCTACGTCCTGCGAAATCTCGTGTACGACCTTCCGGAGGTCGGTCCGCGCCAGTTCCTCCCGCACGTCCAGAAGGTCGTGCCGAACGTCGACCTCGAGGATCTCGAACGGGCGACCGGCTACGGTGGCGTTCGACCACAGATCGTCGACACGAGCCAGAAATCTCTCGACATGGGCGAGGCGAAGATCGTCGGCGACGACATCATCTTCAACATCACACCGTCGCCGGGTGCCTCGACCTGCCTGAAAAATGCCATGCGAGACACGCGGATGCTACTCGAGTTCCTCGACGGCGACTACGCGTTCGACGAGACGGCCTTCCGTGCCGATACGATCGACAACTTCCCACGCGGTGACGCTGCTGATAGCCTCGCCGGGGACGACACTGTGGACGGAGTCCCTGCGATGGACGATTGA
- a CDS encoding RPA12/RPB9/RPC11 RNA polymerase family protein, with product MRFCDECGSMMHTEGDTWVCRSCENEEPRNSRAEAAMTTQDGQRDDGAPDVADATQDSTETMQEPCPAEDCDSDRASYEMLPKPGGSYEVRLFTCIECGHKWRES from the coding sequence ATGCGATTCTGTGACGAGTGTGGTTCGATGATGCACACGGAGGGCGATACGTGGGTGTGCCGCTCCTGTGAGAACGAGGAGCCACGGAACTCGCGAGCAGAAGCGGCGATGACGACTCAGGATGGTCAGCGGGACGACGGGGCACCCGACGTGGCCGACGCGACTCAGGACTCCACCGAGACGATGCAGGAGCCTTGTCCGGCCGAGGACTGCGACAGCGACCGGGCCTCCTACGAGATGCTGCCGAAGCCGGGCGGCTCCTACGAGGTTCGGCTGTTCACCTGCATCGAGTGCGGCCACAAGTGGCGCGAGTCCTGA
- a CDS encoding macro domain-containing protein, whose product MEFTVIQGDIAAKSADALVNAAGTSLQMGSGVAGALRRGANGPINEEAVSKGPVDLGGVAVTDAYDLDADYVIHAAAMPHYGDGRATSESIHEATRNTLEKADELGCMSLVIPILGTGAAGFDFETGAQLVCEEIWSYEPTTLTDVRVIAYSEPEHRTVIDIAERLQSS is encoded by the coding sequence ATGGAGTTCACCGTCATTCAAGGCGATATCGCGGCCAAGAGTGCGGATGCACTGGTGAACGCCGCCGGGACGAGCCTGCAGATGGGTAGCGGTGTCGCCGGCGCGCTCCGACGTGGTGCGAACGGACCGATCAACGAGGAGGCCGTCTCGAAGGGTCCGGTCGACCTCGGTGGCGTGGCCGTTACCGACGCATACGACCTCGACGCCGACTACGTGATCCACGCCGCGGCGATGCCCCACTACGGCGACGGTCGAGCGACCTCGGAGAGTATTCACGAAGCCACTCGAAATACGCTCGAAAAGGCCGACGAACTCGGCTGTATGTCACTCGTCATTCCGATTCTGGGAACGGGTGCTGCTGGCTTCGACTTCGAGACGGGTGCACAACTAGTCTGTGAAGAAATCTGGTCGTACGAGCCCACGACGCTCACCGATGTTCGTGTGATCGCGTACTCGGAGCCAGAACATCGGACCGTCATCGACATCGCGGAGCGACTCCAGTCGTCGTGA
- a CDS encoding ribonuclease J yields MEIEIATIGGYEEVGRQMTAVRAGDDIVVFDMGLNLSQVLVHDNLQTEEMHSLDLIDMGAIPDDRVMSDLEGDVQAIVPTHGHLDHIGAISKLAHRYDAPIVAAPFTLELVKEEIQDESKFLVENELIEMDAGETMPIGDRCELEFVNVTHSIINAINPVLHTPEGSIVYGLDKRMDHTPVIGDPIDMKRFREIGREGEGVLCYIEDCTNANKKGRTPSEAVAREQLHDVIQSLEDYDGGIVATTFSSHIARVTSLVEFAEEIGRQPVLLGRSMEKYSGTAERIGAASFPDDLGMYGHRKSVDRAFNRIMDEGKENFLPVVTGHQGEPRAMLTRMGRGETPYELDDGDKVIFSARVIPEPTNEGQRYQSEKLLGMQGARIYDDVHVSGHLRQEGHYEMLDALQPQHVIPAHQDMQGFSGYVDLASKQGYKLGRDLHVTSNGNILQLV; encoded by the coding sequence ATGGAAATCGAAATCGCAACTATCGGTGGCTACGAGGAAGTCGGCCGCCAGATGACGGCCGTCCGTGCCGGCGACGACATCGTCGTCTTCGACATGGGCCTCAATCTCTCTCAAGTACTGGTTCACGACAACCTCCAGACGGAGGAGATGCATTCGCTCGACCTGATCGACATGGGCGCCATCCCGGACGACCGAGTGATGAGTGACCTCGAGGGCGACGTGCAGGCCATCGTTCCGACGCACGGCCACCTCGATCACATCGGCGCAATCAGCAAACTGGCACATCGCTACGACGCCCCCATCGTCGCTGCTCCCTTCACGCTCGAACTCGTCAAAGAGGAGATCCAAGACGAGAGCAAATTCCTCGTCGAGAACGAACTCATCGAGATGGACGCCGGCGAGACGATGCCCATCGGCGACCGGTGTGAACTCGAGTTCGTCAACGTCACGCACTCGATCATCAACGCGATCAATCCCGTCCTCCACACGCCCGAGGGATCCATCGTCTACGGACTCGACAAGCGGATGGACCACACGCCGGTCATCGGCGATCCCATCGACATGAAGCGGTTCCGCGAGATCGGCCGTGAGGGGGAGGGCGTCCTCTGCTATATCGAGGATTGCACCAACGCGAACAAGAAGGGGCGAACCCCGAGTGAAGCCGTCGCCCGAGAGCAACTCCACGACGTCATCCAAAGCCTCGAAGACTACGACGGCGGGATCGTCGCGACGACGTTCTCGAGCCACATCGCTCGCGTTACGAGCCTCGTCGAATTCGCCGAGGAAATCGGTCGCCAGCCGGTCCTCCTCGGGCGTTCGATGGAGAAATACTCCGGGACGGCCGAGCGCATTGGTGCGGCGAGCTTCCCGGACGATCTCGGGATGTACGGGCATCGCAAGTCCGTCGACCGCGCGTTCAACCGGATTATGGACGAGGGTAAGGAGAACTTCCTCCCGGTCGTCACGGGCCACCAAGGCGAGCCACGGGCGATGCTCACCCGGATGGGTCGCGGCGAGACGCCCTACGAACTCGACGACGGTGACAAGGTCATCTTCTCGGCGCGCGTGATTCCGGAGCCGACGAACGAGGGGCAGCGCTACCAGTCTGAGAAGTTACTCGGGATGCAGGGCGCGCGAATCTACGACGACGTCCACGTCTCCGGCCACCTGCGACAGGAGGGTCACTACGAGATGCTGGACGCGCTCCAGCCCCAGCACGTTATCCCGGCCCACCAAGATATGCAGGGCTTCTCCGGCTACGTCGACCTTGCTTCGAAACAGGGCTACAAGCTGGGTCGTGACCTCCACGTCACCTCGAACGGAAACATCCTCCAGTTGGTCTAA
- a CDS encoding amphi-Trp domain-containing protein: MPEEQLFKTEDVHTRSEIAQTLTAAAEQIESGTVELTSATQEQSVSIPDEPTLEVELERLTDSETGEQRYELEYELRWTE; this comes from the coding sequence ATGCCTGAAGAACAACTCTTCAAGACCGAAGACGTACACACCCGATCGGAGATCGCACAGACGCTCACCGCGGCCGCGGAACAGATCGAGTCCGGAACGGTGGAGCTAACGAGCGCGACACAGGAGCAGTCGGTATCGATTCCGGACGAGCCGACGCTCGAAGTGGAGCTAGAGCGACTGACAGACTCGGAAACGGGCGAGCAACGATACGAACTCGAGTACGAACTTCGCTGGACGGAGTGA
- a CDS encoding DUF7563 family protein, with the protein MPTCENCGSFVTDAYVRVFAPDGMETVRVCPSCEDKVRDGADVRTARATRQQ; encoded by the coding sequence ATGCCGACCTGCGAGAACTGCGGTTCGTTCGTGACGGATGCCTACGTGCGTGTCTTTGCGCCCGACGGAATGGAGACTGTTCGAGTGTGTCCCAGTTGCGAAGACAAAGTCCGCGACGGGGCTGACGTTCGCACAGCCCGTGCAACGCGACAGCAGTAA
- a CDS encoding cation:proton antiporter: protein MTILGLGVAAQVLADRLEIPSVLFLILAGILVGPEGLDIVGLDAFGGPEPLSAIVGLSVAIIIFEGAFHLKLSKLRQTPREAFRLITLGAGIALLGTAIAVRLALDASWELSFLIGSLLIATGPTVITPILEVVPVRDRVAAALETEGIVNDVTAAILAVAIFEVVVGSGTQLQLLVTSFISRLGTGLLVGVLAAGILWYLLNHVDLSPSNAVRNSRLIVLIGAIATYGIAEGIASEAGIAAVATAGIILGNVEMPYEDEIAAFKGDITLIVLSFVFISLATLLSFEDLLSLGLGGVVVVVVVVAVIRPVAVLLCTRGDRFSVREQLFMSAVGPRGIIPASVATLFALELRSSNPEAAALLVGTVFLVILTTVVLQGGFARHIAQTLNVLPMRVIIVGAGRVGRGLAERLEDRGENVILIDKDQEQVEQARNRGFTVHHGDGADVDVLRSAGAANAKIVAAATGDDDSNLLVAQLTNSNFDVDTVIARVNTPGNASAFEELGVRAIAADESIAQSMDNEIERPALSEWMTELGRTGDVQEIEVTADALVGMQIGDLDTELPDGVLVALVSRDGDSQIPEPDLTLHRGDHLTFVGRRDAVHEAIERCHPELHG from the coding sequence GTGACCATCTTAGGGCTGGGTGTCGCCGCCCAGGTGTTAGCCGACCGGCTGGAAATCCCGAGCGTCCTCTTTCTCATTCTCGCCGGCATTCTCGTCGGTCCCGAGGGCCTCGACATCGTCGGTCTCGATGCTTTCGGTGGCCCTGAACCGCTCTCGGCCATCGTCGGTCTCTCGGTCGCGATCATCATCTTCGAGGGTGCATTCCATCTGAAGCTCTCGAAACTGCGACAGACCCCTCGCGAGGCCTTCCGACTGATCACTCTCGGGGCGGGTATCGCCCTTCTCGGCACGGCGATAGCCGTCCGACTGGCTCTGGACGCGTCGTGGGAACTGTCCTTTCTCATTGGTTCGCTCCTTATCGCCACCGGGCCGACCGTCATCACGCCCATTCTGGAGGTCGTCCCGGTGCGAGACCGAGTGGCTGCGGCACTCGAGACAGAGGGGATCGTCAACGACGTCACAGCCGCCATTCTAGCCGTCGCCATCTTCGAGGTCGTCGTCGGAAGCGGGACGCAACTTCAGTTGCTGGTGACTTCGTTCATTTCCCGACTCGGGACTGGCCTCCTCGTCGGCGTCTTGGCGGCTGGTATCTTGTGGTATCTGCTCAACCATGTTGATCTCTCGCCGTCGAACGCCGTGCGGAACTCCCGGCTCATCGTTCTCATCGGAGCGATCGCAACGTACGGGATTGCCGAGGGGATCGCCTCGGAGGCGGGGATCGCAGCCGTCGCAACGGCGGGTATCATTCTCGGCAACGTCGAGATGCCCTACGAAGACGAGATTGCAGCGTTCAAGGGCGATATCACGCTGATCGTCCTCTCGTTCGTGTTCATCTCGCTCGCCACACTCCTGTCGTTCGAGGATCTCCTATCTCTCGGTCTCGGTGGGGTCGTCGTCGTCGTTGTCGTCGTGGCGGTCATTCGTCCCGTCGCTGTACTGCTCTGTACGCGTGGCGATCGGTTCTCGGTCCGCGAACAGCTGTTCATGAGTGCAGTCGGCCCTCGTGGGATCATCCCGGCGAGCGTCGCGACACTGTTCGCGCTCGAACTCCGCTCGTCGAATCCCGAGGCTGCGGCGCTCCTTGTCGGGACGGTGTTTCTGGTCATTCTAACGACGGTGGTTCTGCAGGGCGGATTCGCCCGTCACATCGCACAAACACTCAACGTACTACCAATGCGCGTCATCATCGTGGGCGCCGGTCGCGTCGGTCGCGGCCTCGCCGAACGGCTGGAGGATCGTGGAGAGAACGTCATTCTCATCGACAAAGATCAGGAGCAGGTCGAACAGGCTCGTAATCGCGGCTTCACCGTTCACCACGGGGACGGTGCTGATGTCGATGTGCTCCGATCTGCTGGGGCTGCGAACGCGAAAATAGTCGCAGCAGCTACTGGCGACGACGATTCGAACCTACTCGTCGCTCAGCTCACGAACTCGAACTTCGACGTCGACACCGTGATCGCCCGGGTAAACACGCCCGGGAACGCCTCGGCGTTCGAGGAACTGGGTGTTCGTGCGATCGCCGCTGACGAGTCGATCGCCCAGTCGATGGACAACGAGATCGAGCGACCGGCACTCTCCGAATGGATGACCGAACTCGGCCGAACGGGTGATGTCCAGGAAATAGAGGTCACGGCGGACGCGCTGGTCGGTATGCAGATCGGTGATCTCGACACTGAGCTCCCTGACGGCGTGCTCGTCGCCTTGGTGAGTCGCGATGGTGACTCCCAGATTCCCGAACCGGATCTCACCCTCCACCGTGGGGATCACCTCACCTTTGTCGGGCGGCGAGATGCTGTTCACGAGGCGATCGAACGGTGTCATCCCGAACTTCACGGGTAA
- the rnz gene encoding ribonuclease Z, with translation MDVTFLGTSGAVPTTQRNPSSIFLRREGDRFLFDVGEGTQRQMMHFSTGFDLSAIFLTHLHGDHVLGLPGLLQTLEFNDRTAPLDIYTPAGTTADVDNLLDATGTTPNFRVAIHDAPSGESIIEHDEYAIRTFETDHRTRSVGYALVEDERNGRFDRERAEELGVPVGPKFQQLHEGSPVELDDGTVVQPEAVVGDPRPGRRVVYTGDTRPTDTVVAAASDADLLIHDAMFADDRRDRAEQTGHSTARQAATVAARADAKRLALTHVSSRYATDATPLESEAVETFGDDAFLAEDGDSIEIPYPDGE, from the coding sequence ATGGACGTCACCTTTCTCGGAACGAGCGGGGCGGTTCCGACGACACAGCGGAACCCGAGTTCGATTTTCCTCCGCCGGGAAGGGGACCGATTTCTCTTCGACGTTGGAGAGGGAACACAGCGACAGATGATGCACTTCTCGACCGGATTCGACCTCTCCGCCATCTTTCTCACGCATCTCCACGGTGATCACGTCCTCGGTCTGCCCGGTCTTCTGCAGACGTTAGAGTTCAACGACCGAACTGCACCGCTCGATATCTACACGCCTGCAGGCACGACTGCGGACGTCGATAACCTCCTCGACGCGACGGGGACGACGCCGAATTTTCGCGTCGCGATACACGACGCTCCCTCTGGCGAATCGATCATCGAACACGACGAGTATGCGATCCGAACCTTCGAAACGGATCATCGAACGCGCTCCGTCGGATACGCCCTCGTCGAAGACGAGCGCAACGGTCGGTTCGATCGGGAACGAGCCGAAGAGCTAGGCGTTCCGGTCGGCCCCAAGTTCCAACAGCTTCACGAAGGATCTCCGGTCGAACTCGACGACGGAACTGTCGTTCAGCCCGAAGCGGTGGTTGGTGACCCACGGCCCGGTCGTCGCGTCGTCTACACTGGTGATACCCGTCCGACGGACACCGTCGTTGCAGCTGCCTCGGATGCCGATTTACTCATCCACGATGCGATGTTCGCCGACGACCGGCGTGATCGGGCGGAGCAAACGGGACACTCGACGGCCCGGCAAGCCGCGACTGTCGCCGCTCGTGCCGATGCGAAACGGCTGGCCCTGACACACGTCTCCTCGCGATACGCGACCGACGCGACACCGCTCGAAAGCGAAGCCGTCGAGACGTTTGGCGACGATGCGTTTCTTGCCGAAGACGGGGATTCGATCGAGATTCCCTATCCCGACGGCGAGTAG
- a CDS encoding MFS transporter: protein MTNDELQFSSLYLTRFAGSFGFMTVLTLLPDYIDALGATGVTIGLFITALELARTVGIVPLGWAGDRYSKRLLLVGSLLVSALAYLAFARVTTIPGFLVARFLQGLGLTGTGLLSLALVGELAPNDGRANLIGKYNAFRMAAGIAGTIGAGILFALTGFDILFGLLAILLIVAAASVWLFVDGDETTVTGFAFTDLAVNRRIVTLTSFRAQYAVAVSLVRNWVPIFVGVSAAQGGLASGTVVVGAVLAAEKLTNMLCQPITGRFSDRQGRALFVFLGGGAYGLIALAFPFAPSFDGLLTLSVPMAGEITSAVVVALVLNALLGIADAFREPASMALFADEGKGEGITSSFGVRSLVWKPGSVLAPLVGGWVMGQFGIEWVFFAGGLAALSGVATFLGILSWNHGSRALHRW from the coding sequence CTGACGAACGACGAGTTGCAGTTTTCCTCGCTCTATCTCACCCGATTCGCGGGGAGCTTCGGGTTCATGACGGTGTTGACGCTCCTCCCGGACTACATCGATGCACTCGGAGCGACCGGTGTGACGATCGGTCTCTTCATTACCGCCCTCGAACTCGCGCGCACGGTCGGTATCGTTCCGCTCGGGTGGGCCGGGGATCGATACAGCAAGCGGCTGCTCCTCGTCGGATCGTTGCTCGTGAGTGCGCTGGCGTATCTGGCGTTTGCTCGCGTCACGACGATCCCCGGATTCCTCGTCGCGCGATTCCTTCAGGGCCTCGGTCTCACCGGCACGGGTTTGTTGAGCCTCGCCTTGGTGGGCGAACTCGCACCGAACGACGGTCGCGCCAATCTCATCGGCAAGTACAACGCCTTTCGGATGGCCGCCGGTATCGCGGGGACGATAGGCGCTGGCATCCTCTTCGCGCTCACCGGGTTCGATATCCTGTTTGGGCTGCTGGCGATCCTCCTGATCGTTGCCGCGGCAAGCGTCTGGCTGTTCGTCGATGGCGACGAGACCACGGTCACGGGCTTCGCGTTCACCGATCTCGCAGTAAATCGCCGGATCGTGACGCTCACCAGCTTTCGTGCTCAGTACGCCGTCGCCGTGTCGCTCGTTCGGAATTGGGTGCCGATCTTCGTCGGTGTCTCGGCGGCGCAAGGCGGGCTGGCGTCCGGTACCGTCGTCGTTGGTGCAGTCCTTGCGGCAGAGAAGTTGACGAATATGCTCTGTCAGCCCATTACGGGACGCTTCTCGGATCGACAGGGTCGGGCACTATTCGTCTTTCTCGGCGGTGGAGCGTACGGGCTGATTGCGCTCGCGTTCCCGTTCGCCCCGTCGTTCGATGGACTGCTTACGCTCTCCGTTCCGATGGCTGGGGAAATCACCAGCGCCGTCGTAGTGGCGCTGGTTCTCAACGCCCTTCTCGGGATCGCGGACGCGTTTCGGGAACCGGCGAGCATGGCGCTGTTCGCGGACGAGGGGAAAGGCGAGGGCATCACGAGTAGCTTCGGGGTCCGGTCACTCGTCTGGAAACCAGGGAGCGTCCTCGCTCCGTTGGTCGGTGGCTGGGTGATGGGCCAGTTCGGTATCGAGTGGGTGTTCTTTGCGGGTGGACTCGCCGCGCTGTCGGGCGTCGCGACGTTTCTCGGCATTCTGTCGTGGAATCACGGGTCGCGTGCACTCCATCGGTGGTAG
- a CDS encoding DUF7504 family protein codes for MGENADSVVDREAVQVDPLPESLSGGSTVLVASAGDPSQYAVNLRILCAQGTAEDTAFVVTTTESADRTIEIYDSLGVDSERPSLRIVDTVSVQQSVSAVYDEIPVVFTPSASDLERLVMALSNLVDTTPPTRGARHLVVRSLTPILAASSVDHLSTVLDRITGLRSETGLALLGIDYTAHDEATMTAIADLVDGVLWVTQPSPDRLAFDYQPTGSRHGKFAPGGETGD; via the coding sequence ATGGGCGAAAACGCCGACAGTGTCGTCGACAGAGAGGCCGTGCAGGTCGATCCGCTTCCGGAGAGCCTCAGTGGTGGATCGACGGTCCTCGTCGCCAGTGCCGGTGATCCATCCCAGTACGCCGTGAATCTCCGTATCCTCTGTGCGCAGGGGACGGCGGAGGATACGGCCTTCGTCGTCACGACGACGGAGAGTGCCGACCGGACCATCGAGATCTATGACTCCCTCGGTGTCGATTCGGAGCGACCGTCGCTCCGGATCGTCGACACGGTCTCCGTACAGCAGTCCGTCTCGGCGGTCTACGACGAGATTCCGGTCGTTTTCACGCCCTCGGCGAGTGACCTCGAACGGCTGGTGATGGCCCTCTCGAATCTCGTCGATACGACACCGCCGACGAGAGGGGCGCGTCACCTCGTCGTCCGCTCTCTCACACCGATTCTCGCAGCATCGTCCGTCGATCATCTGAGTACGGTGCTCGACCGAATCACTGGCCTTCGCTCGGAGACCGGACTCGCCCTCCTCGGGATCGACTACACCGCTCACGATGAAGCGACGATGACGGCGATTGCAGATCTGGTCGACGGCGTGCTCTGGGTTACCCAGCCCTCTCCGGACCGCCTCGCCTTCGACTATCAGCCGACTGGAAGTCGTCACGGCAAATTCGCTCCCGGCGGTGAGACGGGTGACTAA